The DNA window TTCTGCGCCGAGCAGTTGGAGCTGACCACGGCCGAGGTGACCGCGGTCGCCACCTTCTACACCATGTACCGGCGCAAGCCCGCCGGTCGCTACCACGTCGGGGTCTGCACCAACACCCTCTGCGCGGTGCTCGGCGGCGACCAGATCTTCGCCGAGCTCAAGGAGCACCTCGGGGTCGAGAACAACGAGACCACCGAGGACGGCGCGATCTCCATCGAGCACATCGAGTGCAACGCGGCCTGCGACTACGCGCCGGTGATGATGGTCAACTGGGAGTTCTTCGACAACCAGACGCCGGAGACCGCCAAGCGGCTGGTGGACGACCTGCGGGCCGGTCACACGGTCCTCCCCAGCCGGGGTGCGGCGCTCTGCACATTCAAGGAAACGGCCCGCATCCTCGCCGGGTTCCCGGACGAGCGGGCCGGTGCCCTGGACGCCTCCGGCGCCGGCGGTGCGCCCTCGCTCGCCGGGCTGCGGCTGGCCCGTGGCGAGACCCTGCCGGGCTGCGGCACCGCCAAGGTCGTCTCCCCCCGGCACGGCACCGGGGCAGCCTCGGAGGACTCGTCCGCCGGCGCCCCGTCCTCCCACGACGCCCCGCAGGACACCTCGGTGTCCGACCCCGCGCACCCCGCCGATCCGGAAGGGAGTGAGGGCCGATGACCACCGACAGCCTGGTCGGAGGGGTGGGTCCGGAGAAGCTGCTCACCCCGGTCCTCTCCGACACCTGGGACGCGCAGCGCCCCTGGTCCCTGGAGACCTACCGCAGCCACGACGGCTACCAGGGCCTGGCCGCCGCGCTGCGGATGCCCCCGGACGACGTCATCGCGCTGGTCAAGGAGGCCGGGCTGCGCGGTCGCGGCGGCGCCGGCTTCCCCACCGGGATGAAGTGGCAGTTCATCCCGCAGGGCGACGGCAAGCCGCACTACCTGGTGGTCAACGCCGACGAGTCCGAGCCGGGCACCTGCAAGGACATCCCGCTGCTCTTCGCCAACCCGCACGCGCTGATCGAGGGCATGGTGATCGCCTCCTACGCGATCCGCTGCAACCACGCTTTCATCTACCTGCGCGGCGAGGTCGTCCCGGTGCTGCGGCGGCTGCACGCCGCCGTCGCCGACGCCTATGCGGCGGGCCTGCTCGGCAAGGACATCCAGGGCTCCGGCTTCGACCTGGACATCACCGTGCACGCCGGCGCCGGAGCGTACATCTGCGGCGAGGAGACCGCGCTGCTGGACTCCCTGGAGGGCCGCCGAGGCCAGCCCAGGCTCCGGCCGCCGTTCCCCGCCATCGCCGGTCTCTACGCCTGCCCCACCGTGGTCAACAACGTGGAGTCCATCGCCTCGGTGCCAGCCATCCTGCACCGCGGCAAGGAGTGGTTCCGCTCGATGGGCAGCGAGAAGTCCCCGGGCTTCACGCTGTACTCGCTCTCCGGCCATGTCACCAACCCCGGCCAGTACGAGGCCCCGCTGGGCATCACGCTGCGCCAGCTGCTGGAGATGAGCGGCGGCGTACGGGAGGGCCACCGGCTGAAGTTCTGGACCCCGGGCGGCTCCTCCACCCCGATGTTCACCGACGAGCACCTGGACGTCCCGCTGGACTACGAGGGCGTCGGCGCCGCCGGGTCGATGCTCGGCACCAAGGCGCTCCAGGTCTTCGACGAGACCACCTGCGTGGTCCGCGCCGTCACCCGGTGGACCGAGTTCTACGCCCATGAGTCCTGCGGCAAGTGCACCCCCTGCCGCGAGGGCACCTACTGGCTGGTGCAGCTGATGCGCCGGATCGAAGCCGGCGAGGGCACCCAGAGCGACCTCGACAAGCTGCTGGACATCGCCGACAACATCTTCGGCAAGTCCTTCTGCGCCCTCGGCGACGGCGCGGCCAGCCCCATCACCTCCTCGTTGCAGTACTTCCGCGACGAGTACGAGCAGCACATCGCCCAGCGCGGCTGCCCCTTCGACCCGGCGGCGTCCACCGTCTGGGCCGGCCGGCAGCCGGGCATCAACGGAACCGCCGCCCACCAGCCCGCCCAGGAGAAGGGGGTGCTCGCCTAAATGACCGTCACCACCGGCACACCCCAGGGGACGGCTGCGGCCCCGCCACCGGAAGACCTTGTGACCGTGACCATCGACGGTGTCGAACTCCAGGTGCCCAAGGGCACCCTGGTGATCCGCGCCGCCGAGCTGATCGGCGTCCAGATCCCCCGGTTCTGCGACCACCCGCTGCTGGACCCGGCGGGCGCCTGCCGCCAGTGCATCGTCGAGGTCGAGGGGCAGCGCAAGCCGCTGGCCTCCTGCACCACCACCTGTACCGACGGAATGGTCGTGAAGACCCAGTCCACCTCCCCGGTCGCCGAGAAGGCGCAGCGCGGGGTGATGGAGCTGCTGCTGATCAACCACCCGCTGGACTGCCCGGTCTGCGACAAGGGCGGCGAGTGCCCGTTGCAGAACCAGGCGATGTCCACCGGGCAGGCCGACAGCCGCTTCGAGGGCGCCAAGCGGACCTTCCCCAAGCCCGTCAACATCTCCACCCAGGTGCTGCTGGACCGGGAGCGGTGCGTGCTCTGCGCCCGCTGCACCCGCTTCTCGCAGCAGGTCGCCGGAGACCCCTTCATCGAGCTGCTGGAGCGCGGTGCCCTCCAGCAGGTGGGCACCGGCGAGGGCGACGACTTCCGGTCGTACTTCTCCGGCAACACCATCCAGATCTGCCCGGTGGGCGCGCTCACCTCCGCCGCCTACCGGTTCCGGTCGCGGCCGTTCGACCTCACCTCCTCGCCCGGGACCTGCGAGCACTGCTCCTCGGGCTGCGCCATCCGCACCGACCACCGGCGCGGCAAGGTGCTGCGGCGGCTCGCCGGGGACGACCCGGAGGTCAACGAGGAGTGGAACTGCGACAAGGGCCGGTTCGCCTTCCGCTACGCGCAGCTGCGCGACCGGCTGGCCACCCCGCTGGTCCGCGACGCGGAGAGCGGTGAACTGGTCCCGGCCTCCTGGCCGGAGGCGCTGGAGCGGGCCGCCGAGGGTCTGGCCGCCGCGCGCGGCCGGGCCGCCGTGCTTGTCGGCGGCCGGTCCACGGTCGAGGACGCCTACGCCTACGCCAAGTTCGCCCGGGTCGCACTGGCCACCAACGACGTGGACTTCCGGGCCCGCCCGCACAGCGCGGAGGAGGCCGACTTCCTGGCCGCCGCCGTCGCCGGACGCGGTGTGGACCTGGACGGCACCGGGGTCTCGTACCGGACGCTGGAGGCCGCCCCGGCGGTGCTGCTCGCGGGCTTCGAGCCCGAGGAGGAGTCGCCGAACGTCTTCCTGCGGCTGCGCAAGGCCACCCGCAAGGGCTCCCTGAAGGTCTTCTCGATCGCCACCCACGCCTCCCGGGGCCTGACCAAGCTCAGCGGCGCCCTGCTGCCCGCCGCGCCCGGCACCGAGGGCGAGTGGCTGGCGGCGCTCGGCGGCGACGAGCCGCTGGCGGAGGACGGCGGCCGGGCCGCCGAGCTGCTGCGCCGCGACGGTGCCGTGATCATGGTTGGCGAGCGGCTGGCCACCGTACCCGGCGCACTCACCGCCGCCGTACGGCTGGCCGCGACCACCGGCGCCCGGCTGGCCTGGGTGCCGCGCCGGGCCGGGGAGCGGGGCGCGGTCGAGGTCGGCGCGCTGCCGGGCCTGCTGCCCGGCGGACGTCCGATCACCGACCCGGAGGCCCGCGCCCAGACCGCCGCCGCCTGGGGCATCGCCGAGATCCCGGGCGGCTTCGGCCGGGACACCGGCCGGATCCTGGAGGCCGCCGCCGCCGGAGAGCTGGGAGCGCTGCTGGTCGGCGGGGTGGAGACGGCGGACCTGCCGGACCCGGCCGCCGCCGAGGCCGCGCTGGACCGGGTGCCCTTCCTGGTCAGCCTGGAGCTGCGGCCGTCCGCCGTCACCGCCCGCGCCGATGTGGTGCTGCCGGTGGCCGCGGTCGCGGAGAAGGCCGGTACCTTCCTCACCTGGGAGGGCCGGGTGCGGCTCTTCGAGGCGGCGCTCAAGCCCGACCAGCAGACCCAGCGGCACCTCCAGTCCGACCTGCGGGTGCTCACCATGCTGGCCGACGCCATGGATGTGCACCTGGGCCTGCCCGACCTCACGGCCGCCCGCCGCGAGCTGGACGCCCTGGGCCCCTGGGCCGGCGAGCGCAGCAGCGCCCCCGCCGGGCACCCGGGTCAGACGCCCCGGCCCGGCGCCGGCGAGGCGGTCCTGGCCGGCTGGCGGCAGCTGCTGGACAACGGCGTGCTCCAGGAGGGCGACGTCCACCTGGCCGGTACCCGGCACCCCGCCGTCGCCCGGCTCTCGCCGGCCACCGCCGCCGAGATCGGCGCGGCCGACGGGGTCCCGCTCACCGTCACCGGCCCGGCCGGGTCGCTGACCCTGCCGCTGGCCGTCACCGGGGAGATGCCGGACCGCACCGTGTGGATCCCGCTGAACTCCACCGACGGCGGCGCCTTCCGGGCGCTGGGCACCGGCACCGGCCGGGTGGTCTCCATCGCCCCGGCAGGTCCGGCCGCCCCGGTCCCGACCAGCGGGGAGGAGAACCGATGACCCCCACCATCCTGGCGGCGGCAGTCGCCCCCGCCACCGAGTCGCTCGGCCTCTTCGGCCGCGACCCCTGGTGGCTGGTGCTGATCAAGGCGGTCTTCACCTTCGCCTTCCTCGTGGTCACCGTGCTGATCGCGATCGTCTGGGAGCGCAAGGTCGTCGCCTGGATGCAGCTGCGGATCGGCCCCAACCGGCACGGCCCCTGGGGCATGCTCCAGTCGCTCGCCGACGGCGTGAAGCTGGCCCTCAAGGAGGACCTGGTCGTCAGCGGCGCGGACAAGGTCGTCTACATCCTGGCCCCGCTGGTCTGCGTCATCCCGGCCTTCATGGCCTTCGCGGTGATCCCCTTCGGCCCGGCCGGCCATGAGGTGTCGATCTTCGGCACCCGGACCACCATGCAGCTCACCGACCTGCCGATCGGCATGCTGTACATCCTGGCCACCGCCTCGGTCGGGATCTACGGCATCGTGCTGGCCGGCTGGTCCTCCGGCTCCACCTATCCGCTGCTCGGCGGTCTGCGCTCGGCCGCGCAGATGATCTCCTACGAGATCGCGATGGGCCTCTCCTTCGCCGCCGTCTTCATCTACTCCAAGTCGATGTCCACCTCGGAGATCGTGGGAGCGCAGCAGGACAAGTGGTTCGTGGTGCTGCTGCCGGTCTCCTTCCTGGTCTACATCGTGGCCATGGTCGGCGAGACCAACCGCGCGCCCTTCGACCTCCCCGAGGCCGAGGGCGAGCTGGTCGGCGGCTTCAACACCGAGTACTCCTCGCTGAAGTTCGCGATGTTCATGCTGGCCGAGTACGTCAACATGGTCACCGTCTCCGCCGTGGCCTCCACCCTCTTCCTGGGCGGCTGGCGGGCACCCTGGCCGATCAGCACCTTCTGGGAGGGCGCCAACCACGGCTGGTGGCCGATCCTCTGGTTCACCATCAAGATCCAGCTGCTGCTGTTCTTCTTCATCTGGCTGCGCGGCACCCTCCCCCGGCTCCGCTACGACCAGTTCATGAAGCTGGGCTGGAAGGTGCTGATCCCGGTCTCGCTGGTCTGGCTGGTGCTGGTCGCCACCGTCCGGGCGCTGCGCAACGAGGGGTACGACTTCAGTCGGATCATCCTCTACGCGCTGGCGCCGGTCGTCGCGATCCTGCTGCTCTCCCTGGTCTGGGACGTCTTCCGGCGCAGGGAGAAGCCGATGCCGCACCAGCCGCAGGAGGTCTTCGACCCGATGGCCGGTGGCTTCCCGGTGCCCCCCATGCCCGGCCAGCAACTGCCGCCCGTACCGCGCCGCCGCAGCCGCATCCCCCAGGAGCCGCCGCCCGCCCCCCCGGTCGAGGAGTCCGGCGAACCCGCCGCCGTCGGCGGCGGCACCTCCAACCCGAAGGGAGCCGACGGTGCCTGACATCCTCGGCCCGGCCGCCGGATTCGGCGTGACCTTCAAGGCCATGTTCAAGAAGCGCCTGACCGAGCAGTACCCCGAGCAGAAGAAGGAGACCGCACCCCGCTTCCACGGCCGCCACCAGCTCAACCGGCACCCCGACGGCCTGGAGAAGTGCATCGGCTGCGAGCTCTGCGCCTGGGCCTGCCCCGCCGACGCCATCTATGTGGAGGGCGCCGACAACTCCGACGAGGAGCGCTACTCGCCGGGCGAGCGGTACGGGCGCGTCTACCAGATCAACTACGCCCGCTGCATCCTCTGCGGGCTCTGCATCGAGGCATGCCCGACCAGGGCGCTCACCATGACCAATGAGTACGAGCTGGCGGACAGCAGCCGCGCCGACCTGATCTTCACCAAGGAGCAGCTGCTGGCCGGGCTCACCGAGGACATGGTCGCTCCGCCGCACGCCATGTACCCGGGCACCGACGAGGGCGACTACTACCGGGGCCAGGTCACCGGCGCCGCCCCCGGCACCGAGACCCAGCCGGCCCGCAGCAAGGGCGAGCAGCCGGAGGAGGCGAGCCAGGCATGACCTCCGCCGTCCCCCTCGCAGCCGCCGTCACCGGCGCCACCTCCACCGGCGAGGCCGTGCAGTTCTGGGTGCTGGCCGTGATCGCGGTCGGTGGTGCCATCGGCATGGTGACCATGCGCAAGGCCGTGCACAGCGCGCTCTGCCTGGCCGCCACCATGCTCGCCCTGGCCGTCTGCTACATGGCGCAGGGCGCGGTCTTCCTGGGCGTGGTCCAGATCGTCGTCTACACCGGCGCGATCATGATGCTCTTCCTCTTCGTGGTGATGCTGGTCGGCGTCACCTCAGCGGACTCCCTCAAGGAGACCCTCAAGGGCCAGCGGTGGGCGGCCGTCCTCTGCGGCCTCGGCTTCGGGGTGCTGCTGATCGCCGGCATCGCCAACGCCAAGCTCACCACCTTCACCGGCCTGGCCGGGGCCAATGCGGGCGGCAACGTCCAGGGCCTGGCCAAGCTGATCTTCACCCGGTACGTCTGGGCCTTCGAGGTCACCGGCGCGCTGCTGATCACCGCCGCCATCGGCGCCATGGTGCTCACCCACCGGGAGCGCACCGAGGAGCGGTCCACCCAGCGGGAGCTGGCCCAGCAGCGGGTCCGCGACGGCGTGCAGGTCCCCCCGCTGCCGGCGCCCGGCGTCTACGCCCGGCACAACGCGGTGGACATCCCCGGCCTGCTGCCCGACGGCACCACCGCCGAGATCTCGGTCAACCCGACGCTGCGCGCCCGTGGCCAGATCCGCGACGTCAGCGGGGACATGCTGCGCCGCATGGAGCAGCTGGAGACCGCCACCGCCGACTACCTGGGCCGTACGCCCCCGCCGCGCCGGATCGCGGTGACCCCCAGGGCCCCGCTCACGTCCGGCGCTGCGGACGAGGCCGCCGAGGCCACCCGTACCGAGACCGGGAAGACGACACCGTCGTCTGCGGAGCCCACGTCCGAGAGGGAGGCCGAGCAGCAGTGAACCCCGTCAACTACCTGTATCTCTCCGCGCTGCTCTTCACCATCGGCGCCTCCGGGGTGCTGATCCGGCGGAATGCCATCGTGCTCTTCATGTGCGTCGAGCTGATGCTGAACGCCGCCAACCTGGCGCTGGTCACCTTCTCCCGGCTGCACGGCAACCTGGACGGCCAGATCCTGGCGTTCTTCACCATGGTGGTCGCCGCCGCCGAGGTCGTGGTGGGCCTGGCGATCATCGTCAGCATCTTCCGCACCCGGCACTCGGCGTCGGTCGACGACACCAATCTGATGAAGCTGTAGGCGGAGGCAGACGAACCCGTGAACGCACTCATCCCCGTGCTCGTCGCGGCCCCGCTCGCGGGGGCAGCACTGCTGCTCCTCGGCGGCCGCCGCCTGGACGCCTTCGGCCACTGGCTGGGCGTCCTCGCCTCCACCGCGTCCTTTGTGGTGGGGGTGGTCCTCTTCGCCGACATGCTGGGCCGCGACGCCGCCGCCCGGCCGATCCACCAGCACCTCTTCTCCTGGATCCCGGTGGGCGGCTTCCAGGCCGACGTCGGCTTCCAGCTCGACCAGCTCTCCATCACCTTCGTCCTGCTGATCACCGGCGTCGGCTCGCTGATCCACCTCTACTCGGTGGGCTACATGGCCCACGACGAGCGCCGCCGCCGCTTCTTCGGCTACCTCAACCTCTTCCTGGCGGCGATGCTGCTGCTGGTGCTGGCCGACAACTACCTGCTGCTGTACGTCGGCTGGGAGGGCGTGGGCCTCGCCTCGTACCTGCTGATCGGCTTCTGGCAGCACAAGCCCAGCGCGGCGACGGCGGCCAAGAAGGCGTTCATCGTCAACCGGGTCGGCGACATGGGCCTGTCGATCGCGATCATGCTGATGTTCGCGCAGTTCGGCTCCTTCGCCTTCGGTCCGGTCTTCGCCACGGCGCATGACGCCGGCGAGGGCCGGCTGACCGCGATCGGGCTGATGCTGCTGCTGGCCGCCTGCGGCAAGTCGGCGCAGGTGCCGCTGCAGTCCTGGCTGGGCGACGCGATGGAGGGCCCGACCCCGGTCTCGGCCCTGATCCACGCCGCCACCATGGTCACCGCCGGCGTCTATCTGATCACCCGCTCCGCAGTCATCTTCAACCTGGCGCCCAACGCCCAGCTGGTGGTGGTCTGCGTGGGCGCGGTGACACTGCTCTTCGGTGCCATCGTCGGTTGCGCCAAGGACGACATCAAGAAGGCCCTCGCCGGTTCCACCATGTCGCAGATCGGCTACATGGTGCTGGCGGCGGGCCTGGGCCCGGTGGGCTACGCCTTCGCGATCATGCACCTAGTGACCCACGGCTTCTTCAAGGCCGGGCTCTTCCTCGGCGCCGGGTCGGTCATGCACGGCATGAACGACGAGGTGAACATGCGCCACTACGGCGGCCTGCGGAAGTACATGCCGGTCACCTTTGTCACCTTCGGGCTGGGCTATCTGGCGATCATCGGCTTCCCGGGCCTGTCGGGCTTCTGGTCCAAGGACCGGATCATCGAGGCCGCCTTCGCCAAGGGCGGCACCGAGGGCTGGATCCTGGGCACGGTCGCGCTGCTGGGCGCGGCGATCACCGCGTTCTATATGACCCGCGTGATGATCATGACCTTCTTCGGCAAGAAGCGCTGGCAGCCCGATGCGGAGGGCCATGAGCCGCACCCGCACGAGTCGCCGTCGGTGATGACCATCCCGATGATCGTGCTCGCGGTGGGCTCGGTCTTCGCGGGCGGGCTCTTCGCCCTCAACAACGCCTTTGTGCACTGGCTGGAGCCCATCACCGGCCACTCCGAGGGCAACTCCCCGCTGAACGCGATCACGGTCACCGTGCTCACCTTCGTCTGCGTCGCCGCCGGCGTACTGGTCTCCTGGGCGGTGTACGGGCGGCAGCCCGTCCCGGTCACCCCGCCGGTGGGCTCCGC is part of the Peterkaempfera bronchialis genome and encodes:
- the nuoL gene encoding NADH-quinone oxidoreductase subunit L — encoded protein: MNALIPVLVAAPLAGAALLLLGGRRLDAFGHWLGVLASTASFVVGVVLFADMLGRDAAARPIHQHLFSWIPVGGFQADVGFQLDQLSITFVLLITGVGSLIHLYSVGYMAHDERRRRFFGYLNLFLAAMLLLVLADNYLLLYVGWEGVGLASYLLIGFWQHKPSAATAAKKAFIVNRVGDMGLSIAIMLMFAQFGSFAFGPVFATAHDAGEGRLTAIGLMLLLAACGKSAQVPLQSWLGDAMEGPTPVSALIHAATMVTAGVYLITRSAVIFNLAPNAQLVVVCVGAVTLLFGAIVGCAKDDIKKALAGSTMSQIGYMVLAAGLGPVGYAFAIMHLVTHGFFKAGLFLGAGSVMHGMNDEVNMRHYGGLRKYMPVTFVTFGLGYLAIIGFPGLSGFWSKDRIIEAAFAKGGTEGWILGTVALLGAAITAFYMTRVMIMTFFGKKRWQPDAEGHEPHPHESPSVMTIPMIVLAVGSVFAGGLFALNNAFVHWLEPITGHSEGNSPLNAITVTVLTFVCVAAGVLVSWAVYGRQPVPVTPPVGSALTRAARRDLLQDDFNHAVLVRPGEYLTRGLVYTDTKGLDGFVNGLAAAIGGISSRMRRMQNGFVRSYALSMFGGAAVLVATTLLMRSV
- the nuoF gene encoding NADH-quinone oxidoreductase subunit NuoF; translated protein: MTTDSLVGGVGPEKLLTPVLSDTWDAQRPWSLETYRSHDGYQGLAAALRMPPDDVIALVKEAGLRGRGGAGFPTGMKWQFIPQGDGKPHYLVVNADESEPGTCKDIPLLFANPHALIEGMVIASYAIRCNHAFIYLRGEVVPVLRRLHAAVADAYAAGLLGKDIQGSGFDLDITVHAGAGAYICGEETALLDSLEGRRGQPRLRPPFPAIAGLYACPTVVNNVESIASVPAILHRGKEWFRSMGSEKSPGFTLYSLSGHVTNPGQYEAPLGITLRQLLEMSGGVREGHRLKFWTPGGSSTPMFTDEHLDVPLDYEGVGAAGSMLGTKALQVFDETTCVVRAVTRWTEFYAHESCGKCTPCREGTYWLVQLMRRIEAGEGTQSDLDKLLDIADNIFGKSFCALGDGAASPITSSLQYFRDEYEQHIAQRGCPFDPAASTVWAGRQPGINGTAAHQPAQEKGVLA
- the nuoH gene encoding NADH-quinone oxidoreductase subunit NuoH, with the translated sequence MTPTILAAAVAPATESLGLFGRDPWWLVLIKAVFTFAFLVVTVLIAIVWERKVVAWMQLRIGPNRHGPWGMLQSLADGVKLALKEDLVVSGADKVVYILAPLVCVIPAFMAFAVIPFGPAGHEVSIFGTRTTMQLTDLPIGMLYILATASVGIYGIVLAGWSSGSTYPLLGGLRSAAQMISYEIAMGLSFAAVFIYSKSMSTSEIVGAQQDKWFVVLLPVSFLVYIVAMVGETNRAPFDLPEAEGELVGGFNTEYSSLKFAMFMLAEYVNMVTVSAVASTLFLGGWRAPWPISTFWEGANHGWWPILWFTIKIQLLLFFFIWLRGTLPRLRYDQFMKLGWKVLIPVSLVWLVLVATVRALRNEGYDFSRIILYALAPVVAILLLSLVWDVFRRREKPMPHQPQEVFDPMAGGFPVPPMPGQQLPPVPRRRSRIPQEPPPAPPVEESGEPAAVGGGTSNPKGADGA
- the nuoI gene encoding NADH-quinone oxidoreductase subunit NuoI, producing MPDILGPAAGFGVTFKAMFKKRLTEQYPEQKKETAPRFHGRHQLNRHPDGLEKCIGCELCAWACPADAIYVEGADNSDEERYSPGERYGRVYQINYARCILCGLCIEACPTRALTMTNEYELADSSRADLIFTKEQLLAGLTEDMVAPPHAMYPGTDEGDYYRGQVTGAAPGTETQPARSKGEQPEEASQA
- the nuoK gene encoding NADH-quinone oxidoreductase subunit NuoK, with product MNPVNYLYLSALLFTIGASGVLIRRNAIVLFMCVELMLNAANLALVTFSRLHGNLDGQILAFFTMVVAAAEVVVGLAIIVSIFRTRHSASVDDTNLMKL
- the nuoE gene encoding NADH-quinone oxidoreductase subunit NuoE, with protein sequence MPALPAPDFPAEVRARLEADAKELIGRYPVARSALLPLLHLVQAEEGYVSASGIRFCAEQLELTTAEVTAVATFYTMYRRKPAGRYHVGVCTNTLCAVLGGDQIFAELKEHLGVENNETTEDGAISIEHIECNAACDYAPVMMVNWEFFDNQTPETAKRLVDDLRAGHTVLPSRGAALCTFKETARILAGFPDERAGALDASGAGGAPSLAGLRLARGETLPGCGTAKVVSPRHGTGAASEDSSAGAPSSHDAPQDTSVSDPAHPADPEGSEGR
- a CDS encoding NADH-quinone oxidoreductase subunit G; this encodes MTVTTGTPQGTAAAPPPEDLVTVTIDGVELQVPKGTLVIRAAELIGVQIPRFCDHPLLDPAGACRQCIVEVEGQRKPLASCTTTCTDGMVVKTQSTSPVAEKAQRGVMELLLINHPLDCPVCDKGGECPLQNQAMSTGQADSRFEGAKRTFPKPVNISTQVLLDRERCVLCARCTRFSQQVAGDPFIELLERGALQQVGTGEGDDFRSYFSGNTIQICPVGALTSAAYRFRSRPFDLTSSPGTCEHCSSGCAIRTDHRRGKVLRRLAGDDPEVNEEWNCDKGRFAFRYAQLRDRLATPLVRDAESGELVPASWPEALERAAEGLAAARGRAAVLVGGRSTVEDAYAYAKFARVALATNDVDFRARPHSAEEADFLAAAVAGRGVDLDGTGVSYRTLEAAPAVLLAGFEPEEESPNVFLRLRKATRKGSLKVFSIATHASRGLTKLSGALLPAAPGTEGEWLAALGGDEPLAEDGGRAAELLRRDGAVIMVGERLATVPGALTAAVRLAATTGARLAWVPRRAGERGAVEVGALPGLLPGGRPITDPEARAQTAAAWGIAEIPGGFGRDTGRILEAAAAGELGALLVGGVETADLPDPAAAEAALDRVPFLVSLELRPSAVTARADVVLPVAAVAEKAGTFLTWEGRVRLFEAALKPDQQTQRHLQSDLRVLTMLADAMDVHLGLPDLTAARRELDALGPWAGERSSAPAGHPGQTPRPGAGEAVLAGWRQLLDNGVLQEGDVHLAGTRHPAVARLSPATAAEIGAADGVPLTVTGPAGSLTLPLAVTGEMPDRTVWIPLNSTDGGAFRALGTGTGRVVSIAPAGPAAPVPTSGEENR
- a CDS encoding NADH-quinone oxidoreductase subunit J: MTSAVPLAAAVTGATSTGEAVQFWVLAVIAVGGAIGMVTMRKAVHSALCLAATMLALAVCYMAQGAVFLGVVQIVVYTGAIMMLFLFVVMLVGVTSADSLKETLKGQRWAAVLCGLGFGVLLIAGIANAKLTTFTGLAGANAGGNVQGLAKLIFTRYVWAFEVTGALLITAAIGAMVLTHRERTEERSTQRELAQQRVRDGVQVPPLPAPGVYARHNAVDIPGLLPDGTTAEISVNPTLRARGQIRDVSGDMLRRMEQLETATADYLGRTPPPRRIAVTPRAPLTSGAADEAAEATRTETGKTTPSSAEPTSEREAEQQ